In Syntrophales bacterium, one genomic interval encodes:
- a CDS encoding diguanylate cyclase produces MKTVLIVSDEFAFRTIAERILAPFFHVLAFNRMASALDFIFNEIPDIVIVEIVSGDEATVQRLSNVKEDPLFSQIPVIAVFREEPLAEAWESLLVEDYLRKDDLGRDLLLRVNLAVTRYTRVVEVNPLTRLPGNISINRQIQRRLDKGEGFAFAYADLSEFKPFNDRYGFSRGDEVLKITGRLILNIVKSKQPAGSFVGHIGGDDFVFIMEKSLIQEACRDVIKAFDNIILTFYDPQDRENNGIESVDRRGVLMSFPFISLAIGVTDTAGRSFTHFGQVTGAASEMKNLAKKKRDSSFSVDKRIVQPL; encoded by the coding sequence ATGAAGACGGTACTAATCGTTTCCGATGAATTTGCCTTTAGAACTATTGCCGAGCGCATTCTTGCACCCTTTTTCCATGTCCTTGCCTTCAACAGAATGGCTTCCGCACTTGATTTCATCTTCAATGAGATCCCCGACATAGTGATCGTGGAGATCGTCAGCGGGGATGAAGCGACTGTGCAGAGGCTCAGCAACGTGAAGGAAGATCCACTGTTCAGCCAGATACCGGTTATTGCCGTCTTCAGGGAGGAACCTCTTGCCGAGGCGTGGGAAAGTCTCCTCGTTGAGGATTATCTAAGGAAGGACGATCTCGGGCGGGATCTGCTCTTGCGGGTCAATTTGGCAGTGACCCGTTACACCCGCGTTGTTGAAGTCAATCCGCTGACCCGGCTTCCGGGAAATATCTCCATCAACCGACAGATACAAAGGCGTTTGGACAAAGGAGAGGGCTTTGCCTTTGCGTACGCTGATCTTTCGGAATTCAAGCCGTTCAACGACAGGTATGGCTTTTCCCGGGGCGACGAGGTGCTCAAAATAACCGGGCGCCTCATTCTCAATATCGTCAAAAGCAAACAGCCGGCGGGAAGCTTCGTGGGACATATCGGCGGGGATGATTTTGTTTTTATTATGGAAAAAAGTCTTATCCAGGAGGCTTGCCGCGATGTTATCAAAGCCTTTGATAATATAATTCTCACCTTTTATGACCCCCAGGACAGGGAAAATAACGGCATCGAGTCGGTAGATCGCCGGGGCGTCTTGATGTCTTTTCCGTTCATCAGCCTTGCTATCGGCGTTACCGATACGGCAGGACGGAGCTTTACTCACTTCGGACAGGTGACAGGCGCCGCTTCCGAGATGAAGAACCTGGCGAAGAAAAAGCGGGACAGCTCCTTTAGCGTCGATAAACGCATCGTCC
- a CDS encoding HDOD domain-containing protein, whose protein sequence is MEIIDITKQRTRIENIVALPTVPGSLKRISQILEKPHVTLDEIGHFISADPALTARVLRMVNSAIYGFPGRISSVSHAVMLLGLNVIKGMLLGISVFDIMQKLMDGLWEHSLGCAVIARTIAEKKGISDPEEVAIAALIHDIGKVILIMEFQQAYEGVMKDAADRRVSVSEAEIAVFRETHAAVGMWLSQKWRFPPKLVEVIGFHHTPQLAQIAPLETAIVHFADVLIRARGFGFAGDQFAAAVHPAAFELLALTGDDISELLNTLEKSQDEAEGFTL, encoded by the coding sequence TTGGAAATAATCGATATTACCAAGCAAAGAACGCGAATAGAGAACATCGTAGCGCTGCCGACGGTGCCGGGTTCACTGAAAAGAATTTCACAAATCCTTGAAAAACCGCACGTTACCCTGGATGAGATTGGCCACTTCATCTCCGCGGACCCGGCTCTGACCGCCCGGGTGTTGAGGATGGTAAATTCGGCCATTTACGGCTTCCCGGGACGCATTTCCTCTGTTTCGCACGCGGTTATGCTGCTGGGACTCAACGTGATTAAGGGAATGCTGCTGGGGATTTCGGTTTTTGACATCATGCAGAAATTAATGGACGGCCTGTGGGAACATTCCCTCGGCTGCGCCGTTATCGCCCGGACTATCGCTGAGAAAAAGGGGATAAGCGATCCGGAAGAGGTGGCAATAGCCGCTCTCATCCACGACATCGGCAAGGTCATTCTGATCATGGAGTTTCAGCAGGCATATGAAGGAGTGATGAAAGATGCAGCGGATAGGCGCGTTTCCGTAAGCGAGGCGGAAATAGCGGTTTTTCGGGAAACCCATGCGGCGGTCGGCATGTGGCTTTCCCAAAAATGGCGCTTTCCGCCCAAACTCGTCGAAGTGATCGGCTTCCACCACACCCCTCAGCTCGCCCAAATCGCCCCGCTGGAAACGGCCATTGTCCATTTTGCGGATGTCTTGATCAGGGCTCGCGGATTCGGCTTTGCCGGCGACCAGTTCGCCGCGGCAGTCCATCCGGCCGCCTTTGAGCTCCTCGCCCTTACCGGGGATGATATCTCGGAACTGTTGAATACTCTGGAAAAATCTCAAGATGAAGCGGAAGGATTTACCCTGTAG